The DNA region ATTTCTGCGTGCCCCAGGTCGTCTCGTTCGACAGGCCGATCGCCCGGATCTTGCCGGCCTTCACACAGTCGCCGAGCGTATCGAGGATTTCGGCGATGTCGTGCTGCGCCTGGGCGCGGTCCTGCTTGTAAGGATTGTAGCTCCAGGCGCCGCGGAAGTGGAAATGCCCGCGGTTGGGCCAATGGATCTGATAGAGGTCGACATAGTCGGTCTTCAGCCGCTTGAGGCTCGCATCGAGCGCCTCGCGCAGCGACGCAGCCGTAATCGGGCTGCCCTCGCGGATATAGGGGCGGCCCGGGCCTGCCACCTTGGTGGCGAGCACCACCTGCTCGCGCTTGCCGGTCTTCTGCAGCCAGTTGCCGATGATGGCTTCGGTGTTGCCATAAGTTTCCTTGGAGAGAGGCGTGGTCGGATAGAGCTCGGCGGTGTCGAAGAAATTGACGCCACGCTCAAGGGAATAGTCCATCTGGGCAAAGGCTTCGGCTTCCGAATTCTGGGAGCCCCAGGTCATGGTGCCCAGGCAGATTTCGGAAACAAGGATATCGGTACGGCCGAGCCGGTTCATCTTCATGGGGGAAATGCCTCAACTAAAGGAAATAGGCCCGGGACGGGCTGGGGGAGATGCTGGAACAAAATAAGGGGAATTTGCCGCACTGCAAGATGGCGAAGCGGGCGAACAGGCTGTGATTTGCACCGCCGCCGCAAGGTTCAGCAGGCCTCCAAGGCTTGACTCGCAGGAGTGTATTGTGAATTGACAGGGAAAAACCCAAGGGAGAAACGCCCAATGACAGTCGCATTCACCTTCCCCGGCCAGGGCAGCCAGGCCGTTGGCATGGGCAAGGACCTTGCCGACAATTTCGCCGAAGCCCGCGCCGTCTTTCAGGAAGTCGATGATGCACTCGGCCAGAAACTGTCCGACATCATGTGGAACGGCCCCGAGGAAACACTGACCCTCACCGCCAATGCCCAGCCGGCCCTGATGGCCGTCTCGATGGCCGTGATCCGCGTTCTCGAAGCGAAGGGCCTGGATCTGAAGTCCAAGGTCTCCTTCGTTGCCGGCCATTCGCTCGGCGAATATTCCGCGCTCGCCGCCGCCGGCACCTTCTCGATCGCCGATACCGCGCGCCTTCTGCGCATCCGCGGCAATGCCATGCAGGCAGCCGTTCCCGTCGGCGCCGGTGCCATGGCCGCAATCATCGGTCTGGAGCACGGCGACGTGCAGGCGATCTGCGAGGCCGCTGCCGCTGAAGGTCCCTGCCAGATCGCCAATGACAATGGCGGCGGTCAGCTGGTCATCTCCGGCGGCAAGGCCGCCGTCGAGAAGGCGGCAGCGCTCGCCACCGAAAAGGGCGCCAAGCGCGCCATCATGCTGCCGGTGTCCGCACCCTTCCATTCCGCATTGATGGGACCGGCAGCTGACGCCATGCGCGAGGCGCTGGCGACCGTCGAGAAGCGCGATCCCTCTGTGCCGCTGGTCGCCAACGTTCTGGCAGCCCCGGTCACCTCGGCCTCGGAGATTGCCGATCTGCTCGTCCAGCAGGTCACCGGTCAGGTGCGCTGGCGCGAGACCGTGGAATGGTTCGGCGCCAATGGCGTCACCACGCTTTATGAAATCGGTGCCGGCAAGGTCCTGACGGGTCTCGCCCGCCGTATCGACAAGAATATCAGCGGCATCGCCGTCAACGGCCCGGCCGATATCGACGCGGCGCTTGCTGCACTCAACGGCTGATCGCCCCAACGCTCAACAAGGAGCTCGATCATGTTTGACCTGACCGGCCGCAAGGCTCTCGTCACCGGCGCAACCGGTGGCATCGGCGAAGAAATCGCCCGCATGCTGCACGCCCAGGGCGCCATCGTCGGCCTGCACGGCACGCGCGTCGAAAAGCTGGAAGCGCTGGCCGCAGAACTCGGCGACCGGGTCAAGATCTTCCCGGCCAACCTGTCGGACCGCGACGAGGTGAAGGCTCTCGGCGAAAAGGCCGAAGCCGAACTCGAAGGCGTCGACATCCTGGTCAACAATGCCGGCATCACCAAGGACGGTCTGTTCGTCCGCATGTCCGATGCCGACTGGGACAGCGTTCTCGAAGTCAACCTGACCGCCGTCTTCCGTCTGACGCGCGAGCTCACCCATCCGATGATGCGCCGCCGCTATGGTCGCATTATCAACATCACCTCGATCGTCGGCGTGACCGGCAATCCGGGCCAGGCCAACTACTGCGCCTCCAAGGCCGGCATGATCGGCTTTTCGAAGTCCCTCGCCCAGGAAATCGCGACCCGCAACGTGACCGTCAACTGCGTTGCACCGGGCTTTATCGAGAGCGCGATGACCGGCAAGTTGAACGACAAGCAGAAAGACGCCATCATGGGCGCCATTCCGATGAAGCGCATGGGCACCGGCGCGGAAGTTGCATCCGCTGTGCTTTACCTTGCCTCTTCGGAAGCAGCCTACATGACCGGCCAGACATTGCACGTCAACGGCGGCATGGCGATGATCTGATGACATGGGCCGGTTCGCCCCTTCTGCCAAAGCCTGTTGACCAAGGCGAGGGGGCGAATTTCTGGCTTTGCGGCGCGCGGAAAGCATGTTAAGCGGGCCATGACTGTGAGCAGTCGCTCCGTCTCATGAGCCGAAGTTTATGCTTTTATTTGCATAAACCGCTCTGGGTCAGGGCCGAACGGGTTTGCTGGTGACGCCATGCGCGCTTCACCAGTTGAAGACAGGGCAGGGATGCCATTACGGCTCCCTCTGATATTAAGAAGGTCGAGGAAACCGACATGAGCGATATCGCAGAACGCGTGAAGAAAATTGTAATTGATCATCTCGGCGTTGACGCTGAAAAGGTTGTCGAAGGCGCCAGCTTCATCGACGATCTGGGCGCTGACTCGCTCGACACCGTCGAACTCGTCATGGCCTTCGAAGAAGAATTCGGCGTTGAAATTCCTGACGACGCTGCTGACTCGATCCTGACGGTTGGCGACGCCGTAAAGTTCATCGAAAAGGCTCAGGCCTGATCGATCACAAGATTGCGGAAGGCGGGCGTTTGAGCCCGATCTATCCGCTTGGGCCCGCGTGAAGCGGGCCTTGTTGTATCTGGACCTTTGTTTACTCTGGACCTTTGTTGGCAATGACTTCGGTCGATGGATTGGGTGGGCTTCGCACGATGAGACGTGTCGTCATCACCGGTACCGGCATGGTATCGCCCCTGGGAGTTGGAACGGAACTGACCTGGCAGCGGCTTCTGGCCGGCCAGAGCGGTGCTCGCCGCGTGACGGAATTCGAGGTTGAGGATCTGCCGGCCAAGATTGCGTGCCGCATCCCGACCGAAGGCGAAGGCGCCTGGAACCCGGACGACTGGATGGAGCCGAAGGAGCAACGTAAGGTAGACCCCTTCATCATCTATGCGATGGCGGCCGCCGAAATGGCACTGAACGATGCCGACTGGCATCCCAAGACCGATGACGACCAGTGCGCGACGGGCGTTCTGATCGGATCCGGCATCGGCGGCCTCGAAGGCATCGTCGAGGCAGGCCACATCCTGCGCGACAAGGGCCCGCGTCGTCTGTCGCCCTTCTTCATCCCCGGCCGCCTGATCAATCTGGCCTCCGGTCAGGTCTCGATCCGCCACAAGCTGCGTGGTCCCAATCACTCCGTCGTCACGGCCTGCTCGACCGGTGCGCACGCAATCGGCGATGCCGCCCGTCTCGTCGCGCTCGGCGATGCCGACGTCATGGTGGCCGGCGGCACGGAATCCCCGATCAGCCGCATTTCGCTTGCCGGCTTTGCCGCCTGCAAGGCGCTGTCGACTGAGCGCAACGACGACCCGACGGCTGCCTCGCGTCCCTATGACAAGGACCGCGATGGCTTCGTTATGGGCGAGGGTGCCGGTATCGTGGTGCTCGAGGAGCTCGAACACGCCAAGGCGCGCGGTGCCAAGATCTATGCGGAAGTCGTCGGCTATGGCCTCTCTGGCGATGCTTTCCACATCACCGCTCCCTCTGAAGACGGCGACGGCGCATTCCGCTGCATGACCATGGCGCTAAAGCGTGCAGGTCTGACAGCCGCCGATATCGACTATATCAACGCCCACGGCACATCGACCATGGCCGACACGATCGAACTCGGCGCCGTCGAGCGTTTGGTCGGCGAGCACGCCTCGAAGATATCTATGTCCTCGACCAAGTCTGCCATCGGTCATCTTCTCGGTGCAGCCGGTGCCGTCGAGGCGATTTTCTCCACGCTTGCCATCCGCGACAACGTCGCGCCGCCGACACTTAATCTCGACAATCCGGATGTCGAGACGAAGATCGATCTCGTGCCGCACAAGGCGAGAAAGCGCGAAATCAACGTCGCCCTGTCGAATTCCTTCGGCTTTGGCGGCACCAATGCGTCGCTGGTGCTGAAGCGCTACGAAGCCTGATGACATCTGCGCCGGGTCGTGTTTCGCGGACCCGGTGCGCATCAGGTGGATGACGGCGCGGGCGCTCTTGCTCGTGACGCTGTTCTACGGATAGAAATCGTGGTGCACGACCGGCGCTTCGCGTCGGGCGCAGACCCCGATTTTTGCCGCATTGCTGGCTGACACAGCCGCGACAGAAAACAAAGAAGGATTGCCGGTGACCGACAACAGCCAGAACGGCGGTAGCCAGAACAGCGGTGTTCCCTTCGGTCGCGATGCCAACACTGGCACGGCTAAGGGACCGTTCATTCCGAAATCGCCGAATGATGCGCTGCGCCCCGAACGCGTGCCGCAGCCGCCGCGCCGGTCGCGCAAGGCGCGCAGTCAGCTTGTAATTTTCCTGAACTTCCTGATGACCATGGTGGTCTTCGTCTGTGTGGTGGCGGTCGCCGGATTTTATTACGTGATGGACGCCTATCAGCGCCCCGGACCGCTTGCCGTGAACACCAATTTTGTCGTGCGCGGTGGTGCGGGCCTGGCCGAGATCGCTAATAATCTCGAGCGCAACGGCGTGGTTTCCGATGCCCGCATCTATCGCTATGTCACCGCCACCTATCTGGATAAAGGCGCGACCCTGAAGGCCGGCGAATACGAGATCAAGGCTGGTTCTTCGATGAAGGACGTGACCGAGTTGCTCGAATCCGGCAAATCGATCCTCTATTCCGTCTCGATGCCGGAAGGCCTGACCGTCAAGCAAATGTTCCAGCGCCTCGCCGACGACACGGTTCTCGAAGGCGATTTGCCGTCCGAATTGCCGCCGGAAGGTTCTCTGCGCCCCGATACCTACAAGTTCACCCGTGGCACCAAGCGCGCCGAGATTGTGACGCAGATGGCAGCAGCCCAGGAAAAGCTGATCGACCAGATCTGGGAGCGCCGCGATCCCGACCTGCCGGTAAAGACACGCGAGGAATTCGTCACGCTGGCTTCTATCGTCGAGAAGGAAACAGGCAAGGACGACGAGCGCGCTCACGTCGCCTCCGTCTTCATCAACCGCCTGAAGAAGGGCATGCGCCTGCAGTCGGATCCGACGATCATCTATGGCCTCTTCGGTGGCGATGGAAAGCCGGCTGACCGGCCGATCTTCCAGTCCGACATCAAGAAGGAAACGCCCTACAACACCTATGTGATCAAGGGCCTGCCGCCGGGCCCGATTGCCAATCCGGGTCGCGCGGCGTTGGAAGCGGTTGCCCATCCATGGAAGACCGATGACCTCTACTTTGTTGCCGACGGCACGGGCGGTCATATCTTCGCGGCGACCCTTGCCGAACACAACGCCAATGTGAAGCGCTGGCGCAAGATGGAAGCCGAGCGCGCCCAGACGCCGCCCGCCACGCTCGACGTGGCGCCGGAAGTCGATCCGGGCACCGGCAATTGATAAGGGCCGAGGGGGCCGGACGATGACACTGCAATCCATGACGGGCTTTGCCCGTGTCGAAGGCACGTCGGGACGTTACCGATGGGCCTGGGAACTGCGCTCGGTGAACGGCAAGGGCCTCGACATCCGTTCGCGCCTGCCGCAGGGCCAGGAATATCTGGAAAACGATCTGCGCCGCCTTGTCGGCGAGCGCCTGACCCGCGGCAATCTCCAGATCGGTCTCTCGTTGTCGGTCAGCGAGAACCGCGTCGAAGCCGTGCTCAACCGTGATGCCTTGAACGCCGTGCTCGCATTGCGCGACCAACTCGGCCCCGATGTCCTCGATCCGGCGCCGCTCAGGCTTGATACGCTTCTGTCGATCCGCGGCCTGGTCGATATGCGTGAGGCGGAAGACGACGAGACTGCGGTGGCGAGCCGTGATGCCGATATCCTCGGAGGTTTGGGCGTGGCGGTGAATGCGCTTGCCGCCATGCGCGAGACGGAAGGGGCAGCGCTGCGCGCCATCCTTGAAGAGCAGATTTCCCGCATCGAAGCGCTCGCGCTGCAGATCGAGGCCGACCCCTCCCGTTCGCCGGACGAGATCGCCCGCAGGCTGGAAGTTCAACTCGCCGGCCTCATGGACACGACCTCCGGCCTCGACCGCGACCGCCTGCATCAGGAAATCGCGCTGATAGCGACCAAAGCCGATCTCCGTGAGGAGATTGACCGGCTCAAAGCGCATGTGACGGCCGCCCGCGAATTGTTGTCGGTGGGTGGCCCGGTCGGCCGTAAACTCGATTTCCTGGCGCAGGAATTTAACCGCGAATCAAATACTATCTGTTCCAAATCCAATGCCGTCGCGGTCACCGCCGCCGGCATCGAATTGAAGGTCGTCATCGACCAGTTCCGCGAACAGGTCCAGAATCTGGAGTAGTCCATGGCCGCTGCCGCCCCCACATCCGTCAAGATCGCAAGGCGCGGCCTGATGCTGGTGATATCGTCACCCTCCGGTGCCGGAAAATCGACGATCGCGCGGACCCTGATGGACCGCGACCAGCAGATCAGCCTGTCGGTCAGTGTGACCACGCGTCCGCGCCGCCAGAGCGAAATCGAAGGCGTGCATTACCACTTCGTCTCGCAGCGCGAGTTCGAGCGCCTGCGCGACAGCGACAGCCTCCTGGAATGGGCACAGGTCCACGGCAATTATTATGGCACCCCGCGCGAGGCGGTGGAAACCGCGATGGGCGAGGGCCGCGACATGCTCTTCGACATCGACTGGCAGGGCGCCCAGCAGTTGCAGGAAAAGATGTCGGCTGATGTGGTCTCGATCTTCATCCTGCCGCCGACCATGGCCGAACTGCAGTCGCGCCTGCATCGCCGCGCCGAGGATACTGAAGAGGTCATCCAGACCCGCCTCAACAATTCCCGCTCCGAGATCAAGCACTGGCGCGAATATGACTATGTCATCGTCAACGACGACCTGAATTCGGCCTTCGATGCCGTCCAGTCGATCGTCAAGGCCGAGCGCCTGCGCCGCGACCGCCGCCATGGCCTGTTCGACTTCGTCGAGGGGCTCATCGCCTGAGGCGAAGACATGCAACGAAAGGGCGGCCCGGTGATCCCGGCCGCCCTTCGTCGTTTCATGCAATCATTCGCCTCTTGGAAAACGCTGGCTCTCTTCGAGAATGTTGAGGTCCATGTGGTTGCGCATGTAGCGCTCCGACGCCTTCTGCAGCGGCTGGTAGTCCCACGGGAAATAGGCGCCGTTGCGAAGAGCCGTGTACACCACATGCCGTCTCGCCTGGCTTTCGCGTACGGCGGCGTCGAACTGCGCCAAGTCCCAACGTGAACTGGCTTCGTCCGCCAGTCGGTCGAAGATCGCCTGTGCCGCCGGTTCGGTCGCGAGATTCTGGAGCTCATAGGGGT from Rhizobium glycinendophyticum includes:
- a CDS encoding YicC/YloC family endoribonuclease; this encodes MTLQSMTGFARVEGTSGRYRWAWELRSVNGKGLDIRSRLPQGQEYLENDLRRLVGERLTRGNLQIGLSLSVSENRVEAVLNRDALNAVLALRDQLGPDVLDPAPLRLDTLLSIRGLVDMREAEDDETAVASRDADILGGLGVAVNALAAMRETEGAALRAILEEQISRIEALALQIEADPSRSPDEIARRLEVQLAGLMDTTSGLDRDRLHQEIALIATKADLREEIDRLKAHVTAARELLSVGGPVGRKLDFLAQEFNRESNTICSKSNAVAVTAAGIELKVVIDQFREQVQNLE
- the fabG gene encoding 3-oxoacyl-[acyl-carrier-protein] reductase: MFDLTGRKALVTGATGGIGEEIARMLHAQGAIVGLHGTRVEKLEALAAELGDRVKIFPANLSDRDEVKALGEKAEAELEGVDILVNNAGITKDGLFVRMSDADWDSVLEVNLTAVFRLTRELTHPMMRRRYGRIINITSIVGVTGNPGQANYCASKAGMIGFSKSLAQEIATRNVTVNCVAPGFIESAMTGKLNDKQKDAIMGAIPMKRMGTGAEVASAVLYLASSEAAYMTGQTLHVNGGMAMI
- the gmk gene encoding guanylate kinase, translated to MAAAAPTSVKIARRGLMLVISSPSGAGKSTIARTLMDRDQQISLSVSVTTRPRRQSEIEGVHYHFVSQREFERLRDSDSLLEWAQVHGNYYGTPREAVETAMGEGRDMLFDIDWQGAQQLQEKMSADVVSIFILPPTMAELQSRLHRRAEDTEEVIQTRLNNSRSEIKHWREYDYVIVNDDLNSAFDAVQSIVKAERLRRDRRHGLFDFVEGLIA
- the fabF gene encoding beta-ketoacyl-ACP synthase II; this translates as MRRVVITGTGMVSPLGVGTELTWQRLLAGQSGARRVTEFEVEDLPAKIACRIPTEGEGAWNPDDWMEPKEQRKVDPFIIYAMAAAEMALNDADWHPKTDDDQCATGVLIGSGIGGLEGIVEAGHILRDKGPRRLSPFFIPGRLINLASGQVSIRHKLRGPNHSVVTACSTGAHAIGDAARLVALGDADVMVAGGTESPISRISLAGFAACKALSTERNDDPTAASRPYDKDRDGFVMGEGAGIVVLEELEHAKARGAKIYAEVVGYGLSGDAFHITAPSEDGDGAFRCMTMALKRAGLTAADIDYINAHGTSTMADTIELGAVERLVGEHASKISMSSTKSAIGHLLGAAGAVEAIFSTLAIRDNVAPPTLNLDNPDVETKIDLVPHKARKREINVALSNSFGFGGTNASLVLKRYEA
- the fabD gene encoding ACP S-malonyltransferase codes for the protein MTVAFTFPGQGSQAVGMGKDLADNFAEARAVFQEVDDALGQKLSDIMWNGPEETLTLTANAQPALMAVSMAVIRVLEAKGLDLKSKVSFVAGHSLGEYSALAAAGTFSIADTARLLRIRGNAMQAAVPVGAGAMAAIIGLEHGDVQAICEAAAAEGPCQIANDNGGGQLVISGGKAAVEKAAALATEKGAKRAIMLPVSAPFHSALMGPAADAMREALATVEKRDPSVPLVANVLAAPVTSASEIADLLVQQVTGQVRWRETVEWFGANGVTTLYEIGAGKVLTGLARRIDKNISGIAVNGPADIDAALAALNG
- a CDS encoding acyl carrier protein, translated to MSDIAERVKKIVIDHLGVDAEKVVEGASFIDDLGADSLDTVELVMAFEEEFGVEIPDDAADSILTVGDAVKFIEKAQA
- the mltG gene encoding endolytic transglycosylase MltG; amino-acid sequence: MPKSPNDALRPERVPQPPRRSRKARSQLVIFLNFLMTMVVFVCVVAVAGFYYVMDAYQRPGPLAVNTNFVVRGGAGLAEIANNLERNGVVSDARIYRYVTATYLDKGATLKAGEYEIKAGSSMKDVTELLESGKSILYSVSMPEGLTVKQMFQRLADDTVLEGDLPSELPPEGSLRPDTYKFTRGTKRAEIVTQMAAAQEKLIDQIWERRDPDLPVKTREEFVTLASIVEKETGKDDERAHVASVFINRLKKGMRLQSDPTIIYGLFGGDGKPADRPIFQSDIKKETPYNTYVIKGLPPGPIANPGRAALEAVAHPWKTDDLYFVADGTGGHIFAATLAEHNANVKRWRKMEAERAQTPPATLDVAPEVDPGTGN
- a CDS encoding aldo/keto reductase; this translates as MKMNRLGRTDILVSEICLGTMTWGSQNSEAEAFAQMDYSLERGVNFFDTAELYPTTPLSKETYGNTEAIIGNWLQKTGKREQVVLATKVAGPGRPYIREGSPITAASLREALDASLKRLKTDYVDLYQIHWPNRGHFHFRGAWSYNPYKQDRAQAQHDIAEILDTLGDCVKAGKIRAIGLSNETTWGTQKYLSLAEQKGLPRVASIQNEYNLLYRHYDLDLAELSHHEDVGLLAYSPLAGGILSGKYLGGQKPAGSRGSINGDIGGRLVPQQEAPTRAYVELAKKNGIDPSTFAVAFCLTRPFMASAIIGATTMEQLKVNINAADVTLSEEILAEIAKIHREYPMPI